A genome region from Littorina saxatilis isolate snail1 linkage group LG16, US_GU_Lsax_2.0, whole genome shotgun sequence includes the following:
- the LOC138949736 gene encoding uncharacterized protein: protein MEEEERTVKTEVKTERDTQEPLLVRLPVSQCMTEQHSQETEVNPERDAQEPPLARLPDPSWPHYKGTVKFESTDYEACSCNVRRLEFHTDFSSSSSGEASPECTESQSARVAPIVAREGGVLEKEQVLLRPDDFGDNAERTVSGRSKLARRPPRVPRVTSDVQAFENNWLDQYSVPRRTPRKAPVPRLHRPGYSPSYRGNDVSMAESTVGRRRHGTGSSPLPWRDCTSDPAYVQLLEKLNDVCHEVRRLATAVMQLQQRQDGTNQPSPAADRTPTLPQDMVFPIGQLDHMTELEGRLQDADIRNTVTAALALEGGETPSKFLKAVLRKVLAPPLARKYNNHGQKDKLPFKNLTLKRVMFAAVRRTFTNVTEQELDAALASWLTSQRDRQKP, encoded by the exons ATGGAGGAAGAAGAGcggacagtgaagacagaggtcaagacagaaagagatacacAAGAACCACTACTGGTAAGACTACCAGTGTCACAGTGCATGACGGAGCAACATTCACAAGAGACAGAGGTCAACCCAGAAAGAGATGCACAAGAACCACCACTAGCAAGACTACCAGATCCGTCGTGGCCTCACTACAAGGGAACTGTCAAGTTTGAATCAA cGGACTATGAAGCCTGCTCTTGCAATGTTAGAAGACTAGAGTTTCACACCGACTTCAGTTCCTCCAGCAGTGGGGAAGCTAGCCCGGAGTGCACGGAAAGCCAGTCTGCCAG AGTTGCGCCTATTGTTGCAAGGGAGGGTGGTGTGCTTGAAAAGGAGCAGGTGCTTCTTCGGCCCGATGATTTCGGTGACAATGCTGAAAGAACTGTAAGTG GCAGGTCAAAGTTAGCCCGAAGGCCACCCAGGGTGCCAAGAGTGACCTCCGATGTCCAGGCTTTTGAAAACAATTGGTTGG ATCAGTATTCGGTTCCAAGACGAACACCCCGTAAGGCTCCGGTGCCTCGGCTTCACAGGCCAGGGTATTCGCCATCTTACAGAG GCAATGATGTCAGCATGGCTGAGTCTACTGTAGGCCGCAGGCGCCATGGGACTGGGAGCAGCCCACTACCTTGGAGGG ATTGTACATCGGACCCAGCGTATGTTCAGCTCCTCGAGAAACTTAATGATGTCTGCCATGAAGTACGGCGTCTTGCCACTGCAGTGATGCAGCTACAACAACGTCAGGATGGAACAAACCAGCCTAGCCCGGCTGCTGACAGGACCCCTACCCTCCCCCAGGACATGGTGTTTCCTATTGGCCAACTGGACCACATGACAGAGTTGGAAGGCCGGCTGCAGGATGCTGACATCAGGAACACAGTG ACTGCAGCTCTTGCGTTGGAGGGTGGGGAAACCCCTTCAAAATTCCTGAAGGCTGTGCTTCGGAAAGTACTGGCTCCGCCTCTAGCTCGAAAGTATAACAATCATGGACAGAAGGATAAGCTACCCTTCAAAAACTTAACGCTGAAAAGGGTAATGTTTG CTGCAGTCAGGCGTACGTTCACCAATGTCACAGAACAGGAGCTGGACGCGGCCCTGGCCTCGTGGTTGACATCTCAACGGGACAGGCAGAAGCCGTAG